The following coding sequences are from one Ornithodoros turicata isolate Travis chromosome 1, ASM3712646v1, whole genome shotgun sequence window:
- the LOC135378136 gene encoding protein fantom-like isoform X1 translates to MGSLREGEQHSANLLGRNSVEDGYLRLHDEHLHLKKYAREQEDKIKKLATKLTRLVNQRKAALPAHRQSFEMEQVVEDLNDKVRTLEKENTHLKGKLLVSRQMVTASAKRRDPYEHVRPRVDSGRQHIAQAWKIHNQLTMKRAPAFAASVLEEARNEIKRLESAVASRQSLLDIKEQELEGLKEQMQVRDAEHKEELVQLRMQMGHGQLQHLQENVDLIKLHREVKSQSTRETALQNEIQDLRTQLQKISASHGSALKEVELVTSELKSEQEKNRELQDKLSASELTKQTIPELEECIKDLQRENDILKEANNKLLESIEEVDNAFCHTDVEDSLRARVAQLEAVVNSDAEGKKELLLQVALHKEACSNLSCKYEELQKQHTALIHEDEQLKAKVSLLEQESRALHEELHASRIREAQMRESVTLATKEQQAGMEQASTQTDHGDQEDMASLTGQKNSKVNALKELQEDVLQKNTEIQKMERKIKHILQKSQHVRIAEVRPPEESDSDTYGSLLHKGQSFFEIHISRVLFTSEEFHPSKDSSLFVRWAFADFEPQATPAASSDWPEFNCTARYAIDVSREFLEFLEKGSVKLELQEVFGVNERPLGVSELSLKSSLKNAFKRHRVRSPLLGTCNGKVVLGALCGWTRFLPTPEAASQFLGVTAPVPIIRDHREQVIEQRRERESEDDASLNVLHVEIMKCSALPQPNDSSSLRYCQYSLYHSPYQNTNAVPSSETVEFQDHRNFPLKMDSRLHTYLLNTNLDVFIFDTSDHDPGSYIGRACIGLAPLTTGAEIKGSFSFFNVHSENVGYVEVFLHWENEYKAHLQPLLKARPMHRTSRHSHATSGSFQSKLHVPKCSSAPSRSQQHWLKLMRPSTAAVGTKDPRKQAPSHHPHRKPYSPEASSLTSVSSISSHEAKDIASSERPSADESSSRDNAATDPKLSISVGECQNGNEESDSSRDVVIRSPPRKQIALEPSDVAVFSINSLVFLPGAAVLKDKSVEMLFVEFHFLDCPPAELETPFSLPKMKPPQRAVFNFRKVVHLDTKNHASRRELLSALVTSKATSATITFTIVSEPSNNSDKAECKDIGTATADLKQILKSGRDIVEEDVAVLSCTNKRPIGRLNISVEILAALRSILACHAPPSK, encoded by the exons ATGG GATCATTACGAGAAGGCGAACAACATTCTGCAAACCTTCTGGGAAGAAATTCTGTCGAAGATGGCTATCTGCGTCTGCATGACGAACATCTACACCTCAAGAAATATGCTCGTGAACAAGAGGACAAGATTAAAAA GTTGGCTACTAAGCTGACCAGACTTGTTAATCAACGGAAAGCTGCTCTACCAG CTCACAGGCAGAGTTTTGAAATGGAGCAAGTTGTGGAAGATCTTAATGATAAAGTTAGAACATTGGAAAAAGAGAACACCCACTTGAAAGGAAAA CTTTTGGTTAGCAGGCAGATGGTCACCGCATCTGCCAAGCGACGGGACCCCTACGAGCATGTGCGTCCGAGGGTGGACTCT GGTCGTCAGCATATCGCACAAGCGTGGAAAATACATAACCAGCTAACAATGAAGAG AGCCCCTGCATTTGCTGCCAGCGTACTAGAGGAAGCCAGAAATGAGATTAAGAGGCT GGAATCTGCTGTTGCATCTAGGCAGTCCCTATTGGATATCAAAGAGCAGGAGCTGGAAGGACTAAAGGAGCAGATGCAAGTGCGTGATGCAGAACACAAGGAAGAGTTGGTGCAGCTGCGAATGCAGATGGGACATGGCCAGTTACAGCACTTGCAAGAAAATGTTGACCTCATCAAACTGCACCGCGAAGTGAAAAGTCAGAGTACACGGGAAACAGCACTACAGAACGAGATACAGGACCTTCGTACT caaTTACAGAAGATCAGTGCATCCCATGGAAGTGCTTTGAAAGAAGTGGAGTTGGTGACCTCTGAACTGAAGTCAGAGCAAGAAAAGAACAGAGAATTACAAGACAAGCTTAGTGCGTCCGAGTTGACTAAGCAGACAATACCAGAA CTAGAGGAATGTATTAAAGACCTCCAAAGGGAAAATGACATTCTGAAGGAGGCAAATAATAAACTGCTTGAAAG CATAGAAGAGGTTGACAACGCTTTCTGTCATACTGACGTGGAGGATAGTTTAAGGGCTCGGGTCGCTCAGCTTGAAGCTGTAGTGAATTCTGATGCTGAAGGAAAAAAGGAGTTGCTGTTACAAGTTGCACTGCATAAAG AGGCTTGCTCTAATCTTTCATGCAAATATGAAGAACTGCAGAAACAGCACACAGCCTTGATTCATGAGGATGAGCAGCTGAAAGCAAAAGTGTCCCTTCTGGAACAG GAATCTCGTGCACTCCATGAAGAGCTGCATGCTTCCAGAATTCGGGAGGCTCAAATGCGGGAGTCAGTGACCCTTGCAACGAAGGAACAACAAGCAGGAATGGAGCAAGCTTCT ACCCAGACAGATCATGGTGATCAAGAAGATATGGCATCGCTAACAGGCCAAAAAAACTCTAAGGTGAATGCTTTAAAAGAGTTACAAGAGGATGTCTTGCAGAAGAACACCGAAATTCAG AAAATGGAAAGAAAGATCAAGCACATTCTTCAGAAATCACAACACGTCAGGATCGCTGAAGTTCGTCCG CCAGAAGAAAGTGATAGTGATACATATGGATCATTACTTCACAAAGGACAGAGCTTTTTTGAGATTCACATCAGCAGG GTTCTTTTTACATCAGAGGAGTTCCATCCCAGCAAGGACTCATCATTGTTTGTGAGGTGGGCTTTTGCAGACTTTGAACCTCAAGCAACACCTGCTGCAAGTAGTGACTG GCCAGAGTTCAACTGCACTGCACGATACGCTATCGATGTCAGCAGAGAGTTTCTTGAATTCCTTGAAAAG GGTTCAGTAAAACTGGAACTGCAGGAAGTTTTTGGAGTGAATGAAAGACCTTTGGGTGTGTCTGAACTCAGCCTAAAAAGCTCCCTCAAAAATGCTTTCAAAAGACATCGTGTGCGGTCGCCTCTTTTGG GGACTTGCAACGGCAAGGTGGTCCTTGGAGCTTTGTGTGGTTGGACACGCTTTCTGCCAACACCTGAGGCAGCATCCCAATTTCTTGGA GTTACCGCACCAGTTCCCATTATAAGGGATCACAGGGAGCAAGTTATAGAACAGCGCAGGGAAAGGGAAAGCGAAGATGACGCAAGCCTAAATGTACTTCATGTGGAAATAATGAAGTGTTCAGCCCTACCTCAGCCAAATG ATTCATCTTCATTAAGGTATTGTCAGTACTCATTGTACCACAGCCCATACCAAAATACTAATGCCGTGCCAAGTTCAGAAACTGTGGAGTTTCAAGATCATCGTAATTTTCCATTGAAAATGGATTCCAGACTTCACACTTACCTTCTTAACACG AATCTAGATGTTTTCATCTTTGATACAAGTGATCATGACCCTGGCTCTTACATTGGAAGGGCATGTATTGGTCTGGCACCACTCACTACAGGTGCAGAAATCAAAGGCAGCTTTTCATTTTTTAAT GTGCACAGCGAAAACGTTGGATATGTTGAGGTGTTCCTTCACTGGGAAAATGAGTACAAAGCCCATCTCCAACCCTTGCTGAAAGCAAGGCCTATG CACAGAACCTCGAGGCACTCTCATGCTACTTCAGGTTCTTTTCAAAGCAAATTGCATGTTCCGAAATGCTCAAGTGCTCCTTCTAGGTCTCAGCAGCACTGGCTCAAATTAATGCGTCCTTCCACTGCAGCTGTTGGGACTAAGGACCCT CGAAAACaggccccatctcatcatcccCATCGAAAGCCATATTCACCAGAAGCCAGCTCACTTACATCAGTCTCTAGCATTTCCTCCCACGAGGCCAAAGata TTGCAAGCTCAGAGCGACCCTCTGCAGATGAAAGTTCCTCTAGAGACAATGCTGCAACTGACCCAAAACTTTCAATATCAGTTGgtgagtgtcaaaatggaaatgaAGAGAGTGACAGCAGTAGGGACGTTGTCATTAGAAGTCCTCCCAGAAAGCAGATTGCACTTGAG CCATCAGACGTTGCAGTATTCAGCATCAACAGCCTGGTATTCTTGCCGGGTGCAGCTGTGTTGAAAGACAAATCCGTGGAGATGCTCTTTGTGGAGTTCCACTTCCTGGATTGTCCTCCAGCAGAATTGGAGACCCCCTTTTCTCTGCCAAAGATGAAGCCTCCTCAGAGGGCTGTGTTCAACTTCAGAAAAG TGGTCCATCTGGA